ACTTCTGGCAAAAAATCTGTCACCCCTCCCCAACCCTCCGCGCTCAAAGATTCTTTTTTATCTTCCCCCTGCGAACGTGGGTAGGGGGAGCGAGCTAAATCTTCCCCCGCCAGGGGAGAAGTAAAAAGGTAACGGGGACTTTTGCAATAGGTCTATTACATTTAATCTCGAATCTTGCAATTATGATTCAGGATACTGGACAAAACAAAATGAATTGGCTCTATCGTTACCCAACCCTCTACCCTGGAATTTTGCTCAAACGCTACAAGCGTTTTTTTGCCGATATTGAACTAACAACAGGGGAGGTAATTACAGCTCATTGCCCTAATACTGGCCCAATGACGGGGGTTTCCACACCTGGTAGTGCGGTGCAAGTGTCGTACAGCGATAATCCTAAGCGCAAATTAGCCTATACATGGGAATTGATCGAGGTTTACGATAATGCACCAACTTGGGTGGGTATCAATACAGCTTTGCCAAATCGAGTGGTAAAGCTAGCGCTAGAAAAATTTTTATTTCCATTAGGCAACTACAGCCAAATTCGCACGGAAGTTGCCTATGGTGGCGATAAAAGAAGCCGCGTGGATTTTTTGCTGACGGGGGATGATTCTTTCCGCCCAATTTATCTGGAAGTCAAAAACACAACATTGGCAGAGGGGAATTTAGCTTTATTTCCCGATAGTGAAACAACCAGGGGACAGAAGCACCTGCGGGAACTGATGGCAATAATTCCCGCAGCAAGATCGGTGATGTTTTACTTTATAAATCGGTGCGATTGCGATAATTTTGCCCCTGGCGATCGCGCAGATCCAGTTTACGGGCAGTTGTTGCGAGATGGTGTTGCCAAAGGTTTAGAGGTATTGCCTTGCCGCTTTGAAATATCGCCGGAGGGTATTCGCTACTTGGGATTAGCAGAATTTCTACCAGTGCGATCGCCAGCTTTATTAGCTCCGACACCAACGCCCCTATGCTAGGCTGAATTCCAGACATGAGCGGTGTACTATAAAACAACTGCTCGAACACTAAAGGAATTGTAGGATGACCGAGCGAAAAACGGGGCTGATTGTTTGTCTGCTGCTGCTGAGTACAGTTGTAGGATGCGGTACAACGACAACGCCCCAGTCTACGACAACACCCGCTGCGACGACATCACCATCGGCAGCGGTAACGCCCGATGCAACGACAACACCGTTAGCGTCGGCAACACCGTTAGCGTCGGCAACACCGTTAGCATCGGCAACACCGTTAGCGTCGGCAACACCGTTAGCGTCGGCAACACCGTTAGCGTCGGCAACACCGTTAGCGTCGGCAGCCGTTGGAAGTTTGAAGAAAATCCAAGGCAACGGTGTCGAACTGTCCCTTCCAGGCAACTTCGAGGGAGGGAACCCAAGTACAGATATGGATGCGATCGCTAATAAGTTAAAAGCTATCAATCCAGACTTGGAAAAAGGTCTAGAGCCGATCAAGCAAAATCCTTCAGGTATTGCGCTGTTGGCGTTTGATCCCCAGAGTGTTAGATCGGGGTTCTTAACTAATGTCAACATCAGAAAGCCACCCGTTCCACCAGGAACCTCAATTGAAAAATTAATGGAAGCCGCCAGCAAGGAACTCTCCACTCAATTTGATGTTGGGGACAAACAGGTGGTGTCGCTGGATAAATATCAGGCTGGGCGAATTGTTGCACAACCGAAGGCGGCGGCTGGGAAAGTCAAACAGCTTTTCTATGCCATCAAAGAAGGGGATAACTTTTGGCTAGTCACTTATTCTACTACCGCGTCGGAATTTGAGCAGCGTTTGCCAGCCTTTGAGCAAAGCATTCGCACCTTCGCGGTTAAATCTTAGAAATGGCGGAAATTTAAGAGGTTGGGGGTGAAACCTCGTGCAACTAAAGCACGTAATTATTGCACACAAAGCGGGCGATTCTCTCTCGCGTAGCTGGGCAGAAAAATGCGCTCGGCAATTAGAAAAACGCGATTGCCAAGTATTATTGGGGCCTTCTGGGGCGAAGGATAACCCCTATCCCGTCTTTTTAGCTTCCTCAATACATCAGATCGATCTGGCGATCGTGCTGGGTGGGGATGGTACGGCCCTGGCAGCGGCTCGCAATCTGTCTGCGAATAACATCCCGATTTTGGCCGTAAATGTGGGGGGGCATCTGGGGTTTTTAACCGAAGCCTTTGAGGAATTTAAAGACACAGAGCGGGTTTGGGACAGGCTAAGCGAGGATCGCTATGCGATCGAGCGGCGGATGATGTTGCAGGCGGCATTGTTTGAGGGGAATCGCACAAATATGGAACCTGTGAGCGATCGCTACCTCGCACTCAATGAAATGTGCGTTAAGCCTGCCTCAGCTGACCGCATGATCACCTCCATCTTGGAGATGGAAATCGATGGCGAGGTGGTCGATCAATATCAGGGTGATGGACTACTTGTAGCGACGCCTACTGGCACCACCTGTTATACAATTTCTGCCAACGGCCCCATCGTCCATGCTGGTATGGAGGGAATAATCGTCACCCCCATCTGTCCTCTAAGTCTTTCCAGCCGCCCGATTGTCATCCCCTCTGGCTCGGTTGTCAGCATT
The Microcoleus sp. FACHB-831 DNA segment above includes these coding regions:
- the sfsA gene encoding DNA/RNA nuclease SfsA, producing MIQDTGQNKMNWLYRYPTLYPGILLKRYKRFFADIELTTGEVITAHCPNTGPMTGVSTPGSAVQVSYSDNPKRKLAYTWELIEVYDNAPTWVGINTALPNRVVKLALEKFLFPLGNYSQIRTEVAYGGDKRSRVDFLLTGDDSFRPIYLEVKNTTLAEGNLALFPDSETTRGQKHLRELMAIIPAARSVMFYFINRCDCDNFAPGDRADPVYGQLLRDGVAKGLEVLPCRFEISPEGIRYLGLAEFLPVRSPALLAPTPTPLC
- a CDS encoding NAD(+) kinase — protein: MQLKHVIIAHKAGDSLSRSWAEKCARQLEKRDCQVLLGPSGAKDNPYPVFLASSIHQIDLAIVLGGDGTALAAARNLSANNIPILAVNVGGHLGFLTEAFEEFKDTERVWDRLSEDRYAIERRMMLQAALFEGNRTNMEPVSDRYLALNEMCVKPASADRMITSILEMEIDGEVVDQYQGDGLLVATPTGTTCYTISANGPIVHAGMEGIIVTPICPLSLSSRPIVIPSGSVVSIWPLADHELSNKLWMDGVMATSIWPGQRVDIRMANCQAKFIILRDNYSYYQTLREKLLWAGARIRYSNNHRN